The proteins below come from a single Vibrio cyclitrophicus genomic window:
- the yidZ gene encoding HTH-type transcriptional regulator YidZ, protein MKKPLARLDLNLLFTLQLLLQEQSVSKAAKKLNVTPSTVSKSLTKLRDWFDDPLFVKTPRGLTPTPLALSMVKDLQDWLQIGSQILTTRGDDAPKDLRLNLEAESPLSLIMLNELTQSVYQRYPDAKIKMRNWDYDSIDSIVRGESDIGFSGRESHPRSKESLDALPYFIDFEVLFHDLPVVYLRKDHPALQEEWNLEAFLKYPHINIVWEKSEAWALDEILTDLQLDRHIALTLAGFEQSLFMAAQSNHTMTTVAPNYCRRYVEQLHPNLTCLPIPLDEENAKKLLIPFTMIWHKRNAYNPIVLWLKDTLRDLYQFEGENV, encoded by the coding sequence ATGAAGAAGCCACTAGCCCGTCTTGATCTGAATTTGTTGTTTACTCTGCAATTGCTGTTGCAAGAGCAGAGTGTTTCGAAAGCTGCCAAAAAGCTCAACGTCACGCCGTCAACGGTGAGCAAATCACTTACTAAACTTCGAGACTGGTTCGATGATCCTCTATTTGTAAAGACACCAAGAGGTTTAACGCCAACACCGCTTGCGCTGAGCATGGTGAAAGATCTTCAAGACTGGTTGCAGATCGGTAGCCAAATATTGACGACTCGTGGCGACGATGCGCCTAAAGATCTGCGCTTGAATCTCGAGGCGGAATCTCCTCTGTCGCTAATCATGCTCAATGAGCTGACGCAAAGCGTGTACCAACGCTATCCAGATGCAAAAATCAAAATGCGTAATTGGGATTATGACTCTATAGATTCCATCGTTCGTGGCGAATCTGATATTGGGTTTTCTGGGCGAGAAAGCCACCCGCGTTCGAAAGAATCTCTAGACGCGTTGCCATACTTCATCGACTTCGAGGTTCTGTTCCACGACTTGCCTGTCGTGTATCTAAGAAAAGACCATCCTGCCTTGCAAGAAGAGTGGAACCTTGAGGCTTTCCTCAAATACCCTCACATCAATATTGTGTGGGAGAAAAGTGAAGCATGGGCGTTGGATGAAATTCTCACAGATTTGCAACTCGACCGACATATCGCACTTACGCTAGCGGGTTTTGAGCAGTCTTTGTTTATGGCGGCTCAGTCAAACCACACCATGACTACCGTGGCACCGAATTACTGCCGACGTTACGTTGAACAACTTCATCCTAATCTTACTTGTCTGCCTATTCCTCTAGATGAAGAGAATGCCAAAAAGCTGCTAATCCCGTTCACCATGATTTGGCATAAACGCAATGCTTATAACCCAATCGTTCTATGGCTAAAAGACACGCTTAGAGATCTTTACCAGTTTGAAGGTGAAAATGTCTAA
- a CDS encoding carboxymuconolactone decarboxylase family protein, with the protein MSNFKIHSVESAPEQSKPILEGAVKQMGRVPGLFGVMAESPNTLKAYTQLHQAFNESSFDADELTVVWQTINVEHECHYCVPAHTGIAHSMNVDPAITEALRNRAALPTEKLQALHDFTLSMVRNRGNVPESEMAAFFAAGYGQQQVLEVILGLSQKVISNYVNHVAQTPVDKVFEQFAWEG; encoded by the coding sequence ATGAGCAACTTTAAAATTCATTCAGTAGAATCAGCACCAGAACAAAGCAAACCTATTCTTGAGGGTGCAGTAAAACAAATGGGCCGAGTTCCTGGTCTTTTTGGTGTGATGGCTGAATCACCAAATACTCTGAAAGCTTACACACAGCTTCATCAAGCATTTAATGAGTCATCTTTTGATGCCGATGAGCTGACAGTGGTATGGCAAACTATCAACGTTGAACATGAGTGTCACTACTGCGTTCCTGCACATACGGGTATCGCACATTCAATGAATGTAGACCCAGCGATTACCGAAGCACTGCGTAACCGTGCTGCACTGCCAACTGAAAAACTTCAAGCACTGCATGATTTCACGCTAAGTATGGTACGTAATCGTGGCAATGTGCCAGAAAGTGAAATGGCAGCTTTTTTCGCTGCGGGTTACGGTCAACAACAAGTGCTAGAAGTGATTCTTGGCTTGTCGCAGAAAGTGATCAGTAACTACGTAAACCACGTTGCTCAAACACCAGTAGACAAAGTATTTGAACAGTTTGCTTGGGAAGGTTAA
- a CDS encoding aminotransferase-like domain-containing protein, which produces MEAELSGNKYLATEQHIKAQIDKGLFQPDDRLPSIRQLSEQLGVSKNTVIRAYQELEATGWVYSVPKSGYRVKAPNTTSWDAPSQPQKVDLLSVTKSVLSRPKGRLKLLAGSAHPNINNPAIRSLYAEIGRHSRLQTQLPGYYQLPPGDEQLVKQLLKITHDLGVPAGSKEIAITHGAQQAISLALRALTKPGDIVAVESPCYFGNLLLLESLGLKALEIPSSVSHGIDIPSLQSALDKWDVKTLVLTPNFTNPTGSRMPLSNRKTLLEITGTLPIIEDDVFGSLAFDAPIASLKELDDQDRVIYVNSLSKTLDSRLRIGWLLSGRYQAQVEKYLLCDNMGSSNLMQSAVGQFLTTGKYRSHLSKMKRLYQTNQKQFQSLLIHALDSYPHLVGRYHLSKPEGSFLNWITLPESVDSYSVYQDCLKHKLGILPGTVFGTHDQYKHCLRFTVANIEENKDWKEGIVTLAMIIAKHTH; this is translated from the coding sequence GTGGAAGCAGAACTCAGCGGCAACAAATACCTTGCTACCGAACAACATATTAAGGCTCAGATCGATAAAGGACTCTTTCAACCAGACGATCGCCTTCCCTCAATTCGTCAATTAAGCGAGCAGCTTGGTGTGAGTAAAAATACCGTGATTCGCGCCTACCAAGAACTGGAAGCGACAGGCTGGGTTTATTCAGTACCTAAATCAGGCTATCGTGTGAAAGCGCCCAATACCACCAGCTGGGATGCACCAAGCCAACCTCAAAAAGTTGACCTCTTATCTGTCACTAAATCAGTTCTCTCTCGTCCCAAAGGTCGTTTAAAGCTTCTAGCTGGCTCTGCCCATCCCAACATCAATAACCCCGCAATACGAAGCTTGTACGCTGAGATCGGTCGCCACAGCCGATTGCAAACTCAGTTACCCGGTTACTACCAATTGCCTCCTGGTGACGAGCAATTAGTAAAACAATTGTTAAAGATCACCCACGATCTAGGCGTACCTGCGGGATCGAAAGAGATTGCGATTACGCATGGCGCACAACAGGCGATCAGTTTGGCTTTACGCGCGCTCACCAAACCGGGCGACATCGTGGCGGTAGAGTCACCGTGTTACTTCGGCAATTTGTTGTTGCTCGAGTCGCTAGGTTTAAAAGCCCTTGAAATACCAAGCAGTGTTAGCCACGGAATTGACATCCCTTCTCTACAAAGTGCACTGGATAAATGGGATGTAAAAACGCTAGTGCTAACACCAAACTTTACCAATCCAACGGGCTCACGGATGCCATTATCTAATCGAAAAACGTTGTTGGAGATAACCGGAACTTTGCCGATTATCGAGGATGATGTGTTCGGTAGCCTGGCGTTTGATGCACCTATTGCCAGCCTAAAAGAGCTTGATGACCAAGATCGAGTTATCTACGTGAATTCGCTCTCTAAAACCTTAGACTCACGCCTACGTATAGGTTGGTTGCTCTCGGGGCGTTACCAAGCTCAAGTCGAAAAATATCTCCTTTGTGACAACATGGGGAGCTCAAACCTGATGCAATCCGCAGTAGGTCAGTTTCTCACTACAGGCAAATACCGCAGTCATCTTTCTAAAATGAAACGACTCTATCAAACCAATCAAAAGCAGTTCCAAAGCCTATTAATCCATGCATTAGATAGCTACCCTCACCTTGTCGGGCGTTACCACCTATCAAAACCTGAAGGCTCATTTTTAAACTGGATAACACTACCGGAATCGGTCGACAGTTATTCCGTCTATCAAGATTGCTTAAAACATAAATTAGGTATTTTACCTGGTACTGTCTTTGGCACACACGACCAATACAAACACTGTTTGCGCTTCACGGTCGCGAACATTGAAGAGAACAAAGATTGGAAAGAAGGGATAGTGACACTGGCTATGATCATCGCTAAACATACACATTAA
- a CDS encoding DMT family transporter → MLIKMIPFVFVILWSSGFVGARLGVEYAEPATLLSLRMVANVVLFLVLIAILKRRIPLGCAFFHACVVGILIHGFYLGGTYLAIDMGMPAGLSSLLVGLQPILTALIMISCSSQRFNFAQWLGLALGFAGISLVLMGNIEWQSDDQKGMATLLCLVSLVGITVGTLYQKRFCKGTDMVGGAMVQYLAAASLFLPFAVRYETMHVNWTVEFTLTLAWLVIVLSCIAILLLLYMVEHGASSSVASVFYLVPPTTAIQAWLIFGESFDIYGAMGFALSATAVYLVVKKPELLKVRRQAALDR, encoded by the coding sequence ATGCTGATTAAAATGATTCCGTTTGTGTTTGTAATATTGTGGTCGTCAGGCTTTGTCGGTGCACGTCTTGGTGTGGAATACGCGGAACCCGCAACATTACTTTCACTGAGGATGGTAGCCAACGTGGTGCTGTTCTTGGTTTTGATTGCAATCCTTAAGCGTCGTATCCCTCTTGGTTGCGCATTCTTCCATGCTTGTGTGGTCGGCATCTTGATTCATGGTTTCTACCTTGGTGGCACCTATCTGGCGATTGATATGGGTATGCCTGCCGGGTTGAGTTCTCTACTTGTTGGCTTACAACCGATTCTTACCGCATTGATTATGATCAGCTGTAGTTCGCAGCGTTTTAATTTCGCACAATGGCTAGGATTAGCCCTCGGTTTTGCGGGTATTAGTTTGGTGTTGATGGGCAATATTGAATGGCAATCTGATGACCAAAAGGGCATGGCGACGTTGTTGTGTTTGGTTTCGCTGGTGGGTATCACGGTCGGTACATTGTACCAAAAGCGTTTCTGCAAAGGGACAGACATGGTCGGTGGTGCGATGGTGCAATATCTTGCTGCGGCTTCGCTATTTTTACCTTTCGCCGTGCGTTACGAAACCATGCATGTGAATTGGACTGTTGAATTTACACTAACGTTAGCTTGGTTAGTGATTGTCTTATCTTGCATTGCTATTCTGTTGTTGTTGTACATGGTGGAGCATGGGGCTTCTTCGAGTGTAGCATCGGTGTTTTATTTAGTACCACCAACGACGGCAATTCAAGCTTGGCTTATTTTTGGAGAGTCGTTTGATATCTACGGCGCAATGGGATTCGCGTTGTCAGCGACAGCGGTATATTTGGTCGTGAAAAAGCCAGAGTTACTAAAAGTTCGTAGGCAAGCAGCACTTGATCGATAG
- a CDS encoding DUF3316 domain-containing protein — protein sequence MKKLIILASTLVLSTTAFAATKTTIQETTLKSDTFVTEAEAYDAGTNLMDELSTKTSFELSRELPQFQQTTKYNSFKIDDANMEVKKITNMSGDTHYQANVKVDYRYTYKDGRSS from the coding sequence ATGAAAAAATTAATCATACTTGCATCAACTCTTGTACTCAGCACGACAGCGTTTGCAGCAACTAAAACAACGATTCAAGAAACAACGCTAAAATCTGATACTTTTGTTACTGAAGCGGAAGCATACGATGCAGGAACCAACCTTATGGATGAGCTAAGCACAAAGACATCTTTTGAGCTTTCTAGAGAACTGCCACAGTTCCAACAAACAACTAAGTACAATTCATTCAAGATTGATGATGCGAATATGGAAGTGAAAAAAATCACCAACATGAGCGGCGACACCCATTATCAAGCTAACGTAAAAGTTGACTACCGTTACACATATAAAGACGGTCGTAGCAGCTAA
- a CDS encoding methyl-accepting chemotaxis protein, which produces MSINNLSIKSKIAIPLMVIVIVFSTVTVLNVLKSNAQAAINHELNNVVQPVLDNLEDGYRDIYQVIASAQGLLLAKDQAAIEYQKFEFKDNAYKAVPRFQSVETLYQAGVLDPSSRGELSKLVNAMSKWVALHEPMFADPENAYQYNIDYSPALDAEFAIIRDQLRDIRTLIELKQKELRQQADESIESSKVIIEVGMGVAILAAAFALWLSNRFIVKPIQNVEKAMVEIASGDGDLSQRMSVEGSDEIARLSSAFNQFVGKIHVTIEQVITTSNAVRSEMENIKSLTQGVAQFSSNQQKESEVVAAAVHEMQATSVAVSGNALEAASASNTANREVESADKTLGLTVSSIERLAHDIENASGVVHELDSDVKNIASILGVIRGIAEQTNLLALNAAIEAARAGEQGRGFAVVADEVRALASKTQDSTGEIQSMIERLEVGAKQAVSVMNESKVSGEKTIVQASTAASSLSEIRNSIGMMNEMNTQIATAASQQSQVSEEVNQNVQRIAESTMQMVEMANSAENACMALAEQCEALDGLVSQFEV; this is translated from the coding sequence ATGAGTATCAACAACCTTTCAATTAAGAGTAAAATTGCGATCCCATTAATGGTTATCGTGATCGTTTTTTCTACTGTTACTGTGCTTAATGTTCTTAAATCTAACGCTCAAGCTGCAATCAACCATGAGTTGAATAATGTGGTTCAGCCAGTGTTAGATAATTTGGAAGATGGCTATCGTGATATTTACCAAGTTATCGCTTCTGCTCAAGGTCTATTATTAGCAAAAGACCAAGCGGCGATTGAGTACCAAAAGTTTGAATTTAAAGACAATGCTTACAAAGCGGTGCCTCGTTTTCAAAGTGTCGAAACCTTATATCAAGCAGGGGTGTTGGATCCATCTTCTCGTGGTGAATTATCAAAGCTTGTTAACGCGATGAGCAAGTGGGTGGCATTGCACGAACCTATGTTTGCCGACCCTGAGAATGCATACCAATACAACATTGATTACTCTCCTGCGTTAGATGCTGAGTTTGCGATTATTCGAGATCAACTTCGTGACATCAGAACCTTGATCGAATTGAAGCAGAAAGAACTTCGTCAACAAGCCGATGAATCTATTGAATCAAGCAAGGTGATCATTGAAGTCGGCATGGGTGTGGCGATCCTGGCTGCTGCTTTCGCGTTATGGTTGTCGAATCGCTTTATCGTTAAACCGATTCAAAATGTTGAAAAAGCGATGGTTGAAATTGCTTCTGGCGATGGTGATCTTTCTCAACGTATGAGCGTTGAGGGGAGTGATGAAATTGCTCGACTTAGCTCTGCTTTCAACCAGTTTGTTGGCAAGATTCATGTGACCATCGAACAGGTTATTACCACTTCTAACGCTGTACGCTCTGAGATGGAAAACATCAAATCACTGACTCAAGGTGTGGCTCAGTTTTCTTCTAATCAACAGAAAGAGAGTGAAGTAGTTGCTGCTGCAGTTCATGAGATGCAAGCAACCAGCGTTGCCGTAAGTGGTAATGCGTTAGAAGCGGCTTCTGCAAGCAATACGGCAAATAGAGAAGTGGAATCTGCAGATAAAACTTTAGGCTTAACGGTGAGTTCGATTGAGCGCTTGGCGCATGATATCGAAAACGCGAGTGGTGTTGTTCATGAACTAGACAGTGATGTTAAGAACATTGCTTCTATTCTTGGTGTAATTAGAGGCATTGCTGAACAAACTAACCTACTTGCATTGAACGCTGCGATTGAAGCGGCACGTGCTGGTGAACAAGGTCGTGGTTTCGCTGTTGTTGCTGATGAAGTTAGAGCCTTGGCAAGTAAAACTCAAGACAGTACGGGTGAAATTCAGTCGATGATTGAACGCTTAGAAGTTGGCGCTAAACAAGCGGTGAGCGTGATGAACGAAAGTAAAGTTAGTGGCGAGAAAACCATTGTTCAAGCGAGTACAGCTGCGTCGTCATTGAGTGAAATTCGTAACTCTATCGGTATGATGAATGAGATGAACACGCAAATCGCAACTGCGGCTTCTCAGCAATCTCAAGTATCGGAAGAAGTGAACCAGAACGTTCAACGTATAGCTGAAAGCACTATGCAAATGGTAGAAATGGCGAACAGTGCAGAAAACGCATGTATGGCTTTGGCGGAGCAATGTGAAGCGCTAGATGGTTTGGTTTCTCAATTCGAAGTCTAA
- a CDS encoding DUF3010 family protein, with translation MKICGVEIKGNDAVICLLSLSDGVFNIPDCRVSKVAISDANDTQNMKDFQFSFAKLMEDYQVDKVVIRQRQTKGKFAGGGFGFKLEAAIQLIDGLDVTVVSPADIKESLKRNPLMMKFKETGLKQYQEAPFTTAYACLMQR, from the coding sequence ATGAAAATTTGTGGTGTTGAAATCAAAGGTAACGATGCTGTCATCTGTCTTCTTTCTCTGTCAGATGGTGTATTTAATATCCCTGATTGCCGAGTTTCTAAAGTTGCGATTAGCGACGCAAACGACACGCAGAATATGAAAGACTTTCAATTCTCTTTTGCAAAGTTGATGGAAGATTACCAAGTAGATAAAGTTGTAATTCGTCAACGCCAAACAAAAGGCAAATTTGCTGGCGGTGGCTTTGGCTTCAAACTAGAAGCAGCAATTCAACTGATCGACGGCCTAGACGTAACGGTTGTATCACCTGCTGACATCAAAGAGAGCCTAAAGCGCAACCCTCTTATGATGAAGTTCAAAGAAACTGGCCTTAAGCAATACCAAGAAGCACCGTTTACAACGGCTTACGCTTGCTTGATGCAGCGCTAA